The Coffea arabica cultivar ET-39 chromosome 2c, Coffea Arabica ET-39 HiFi, whole genome shotgun sequence genome includes the window TtgacaaattaaaaattttagaaaacttCAGAGCCCGAAGCTCTTAACAGAGCATTATACACTGTCAATATCAACCACCGATAACAATCATTTAATTGTAATGTAGCGATTTGTACCATGCTTAGCCCAGTAGTTTTTAAGATCAAGAGCAATTGACAGATCATGACCACCTGCTGCTAGTCTAGTAAGCAACCGACTAAAAACGCTTCCACTCATCTTCCTCCCACCCATCCGAGCATGCCGTTTGTTTGGTATTTGCGGAAGTGGATACACTGATAAGGAGGTTGTGCAACAAGATGACTGCCAGCCCCCATTTCCCCATTTGTAACACTGCCTGGCTACACCAGTACACGTGCAAACAGGTATTGGCATTCGAGTCTCATCAAAACTTATCTGGTTGAGAGAACTAAGATCCTGAGCATCCCACTCAGCCTTTGACCCATCAGTTGTGACATGTCTATTCAGATCCTCACCGACCTTAGCCTTCTTAGCTGACTTTGACTTTGCTGGGATTACATTGTTCACTTTTGTTCGTTTTGCTTGGTGCGACCTGGCAGCTTCAGATGAAATTGCTGTTATAGGAAAGGCTTCGGTAATGGGCCCTTCCCTTGTCTTGTTGGCAGATTGAGCACTATTGGCATGAGGACTTCTATGCTGGTTGAAGCGCTTCATTCCATGCTGAGTGCCACAACCTAATGCACCATTCATAGTACTTTCTTGAAACTGGAGGGCAGCAATGGCATTGTCACGTTCTCGTAGGGCATGGTCACGCTCACTAATAGCCGTGTCTCGCTGCTGGATTGCTGAATCCCGCTCATCTAACGCTGCCCTCTTTTCAGACAGTGCCCTATCCCTCTCTTCAATTGCAGCATCCCTTTCAGCTAACAGCATGTTGATCTTTGTATTCATAAAGAAAGCATTTTGTTCCTTAATCTGATAATGCGGGATTCCATTCCACTGCACCAGTGAAAGAAAATTGCAGGAAACTACAAGCAGTATTCAGCAGGGATGCCTCCATAAAGGCTGACATCAACCTGAAAGGCTATTGCTATTTGAATACtagtcttttttctttttttattccattttttttcctttcacacACCAATGGAGACAGGAAAAAGATAATGTCAAACAATAATCACTTACCGGAGAGTGAGCCCCTTTGTAGTAATCTGTCCTCTGTCTCCTGCTTTCTCTTTGCCCACCATCATCCATTGTTCCAGTCAAAAGGCAGAACTCCAGATGctttaaaacaaaatgactCTGCAACACATATTTATATAGTTCTTCATTTAAAAGTTATCCTGCACACATGGAAAGTCAAGCATATCATGAGAACTGCCAAAATAACCAATGTAAAAAAACCATTTCTGTTGTATTACCAAGTTACAATCACTCCATGCTAATTATGGATATCTTATTTAGCCCTTTTGATgtatctctttttcctttttctggaAAGTGAAAAGCAGCAAGTGTGAAAAGAAGTTAAGACAGTGGGCCAAAAACAAAGAATAGCATCAAAGTAAATGGAATATTCCTGTTAGATCAGCCATCAAGATAAGTTCCTTTGAAAGTGTTCTACAATAAAATACACATATTTTAGCAACTTTCAAAACCACCACCATTCTTAAGCCTATCAAGCATAGAAGGAAAAGTTCTGAAAACCAAAATGACTGCAGATTTTTGTTGTATTGGAACCAGGTAGACAATGTCAAGGCACTTGTATTAATACTCAGCTACaggaaaaaccaaaaaattgTATATGTTGGCAGTATCAATTAGATAGAGAAGTTCAATATGATGCCACTAAAGTGTTAGTTCAAACTAAATTCCCTGAGTACATTTTACTTGACCAGATGCAGGTGTCAGACAAAACTGGCTAGATAAATCTAAGGCACAGGAAAGAAAATGTCAGAACTATAGGCATAATCCTTGACACCAGACTGAAACAAACcagaactttttctttttctttttctttttttgaaaatGCTTAAATTTCTAAAATGGGACTCACATGATCAATGCAGACAATGTACATTGCTAATCACGGAATTGAATTATTAATGGCCGTACTTACAAGTTAAGATAGCAGTTGAGGCCATGAAGAGATAACCAGAATCTATGGTTCAGTCCAAAATAATGTCACCAGATACAGTTTGTTTAGAACATTAAGCCAGGATACAAGGTATTGTGCAGCTACATTAACCCTCGTGACAGAGATAACACTAAACTTCAGCAGCAGACAATCACTGTAGAAAAGCAAAGTTCAGTTCATGTATCTCAAAGAGTAAAATGTTAAGGGCATGCATCTGAAAGAACATTACTAAAGTGTTCACAGTTTAGCCCAGTACGTGTAACTCATACATTCTAATTAG containing:
- the LOC140004109 gene encoding protein BASIC PENTACYSTEINE4-like, with the protein product MDDGGQRESRRQRTDYYKGAHSPWNGIPHYQIKEQNAFFMNTKINMLLAERDAAIEERDRALSEKRAALDERDSAIQQRDTAISERDHALRERDNAIAALQFQESTMNGALGCGTQHGMKRFNQHRSPHANSAQSANKTREGPITEAFPITAISSEAARSHQAKRTKVNNVIPAKSKSAKKAKVGEDLNRHVTTDGSKAEWDAQDLSSLNQISFDETRMPIPVCTCTGVARQCYKWGNGGWQSSCCTTSLSVYPLPQIPNKRHARMGGRKMSGSVFSRLLTRLAAGGHDLSIALDLKNYWAKHGTNRYITIK